A genomic window from Bradyrhizobium sp. SK17 includes:
- a CDS encoding type II toxin-antitoxin system PrlF family antitoxin, whose product MAKTAEILEIPATITERGQTTVPAAIRRMLALGKRDQVVFRGLADGTVVIAKKQSSANDGDPVIGRFLAFLAHDMANEPARIRPVPKSLVARGKDLAKGVKVDLDAALPEDDA is encoded by the coding sequence ATGGCCAAGACCGCTGAAATCCTCGAAATCCCCGCGACCATCACTGAGCGCGGCCAGACGACCGTGCCCGCCGCCATTCGCAGAATGCTGGCTCTCGGCAAACGCGATCAGGTCGTGTTTCGCGGGCTCGCGGACGGCACCGTCGTGATCGCGAAGAAGCAATCGAGCGCCAACGACGGCGATCCGGTGATCGGCAGGTTCCTCGCCTTCCTGGCGCACGACATGGCGAACGAGCCGGCGCGAATTCGGCCAGTGCCGAAGTCGCTGGTCGCGCGCGGCAAGGATCTCGCCAAGGGCGTCAAAGTCGATCTCGACGCGGCGCTGCCGGAAGATGATGCGTGA
- a CDS encoding type II toxin-antitoxin system YhaV family toxin: MSDDTFEVNGWAIYAHPLFLDQLEAMIAAVEKARKKDPTGYKKKRAAKLLAAVLKVAFEDIPGDPTRDVYRQGGTLGDDYKHWFRAKFLQQFRLFFRYQQSGDAKIIVLAWVNDDSTLRAYESGSDAYAVFRNMLNRENPPDTWKELLAAASDAGARRRIARATRER, encoded by the coding sequence GTGAGCGACGATACCTTCGAGGTCAACGGTTGGGCGATCTATGCGCATCCGCTTTTTCTCGACCAGCTAGAGGCGATGATCGCGGCGGTCGAGAAGGCGCGCAAGAAAGACCCAACGGGATATAAGAAGAAACGCGCCGCAAAGCTCCTCGCGGCCGTCTTGAAAGTGGCGTTCGAAGATATCCCAGGTGACCCGACCCGCGACGTCTATCGCCAGGGCGGCACGCTCGGCGACGACTACAAGCACTGGTTCCGCGCCAAATTCCTGCAGCAGTTCCGGCTGTTCTTTCGCTACCAACAATCAGGAGACGCTAAAATCATCGTGCTCGCTTGGGTCAACGATGACTCGACGCTGCGCGCCTACGAGAGCGGCAGCGACGCCTATGCCGTGTTTCGGAACATGCTGAATCGCGAGAATCCGCCAGATACGTGGAAGGAGCTTCTCGCCGCTGCATCAGACGCCGGCGCGAGACGTCGGATCGCGCGTGCGACGCGCGAGCGGTAA